The DNA segment AGAAGGGTTCCTTAGCGGCGGCGGTTAACATGATTGTGACAATCTGCAACCGCAGACCGGCCGTTCATACTATCATTCGACCTTGACCATAAACGCCCTGCACTATCTCCTAGCGCGCGAGTTTCAGCTTTGGTTTTGGAGGATAATCTATGGAATACCGTCTGCTTGGCCGCTCCGGCCTCAAAGTTTCGACCATCACCATGGGCACGATGACCTTCGGTGGCGTCGGCTGGGCGAAGACCGTCGGTGATCTCGGCGTCAGCGAGGCGAAACGACTTGTCGATATGTGCCTCGATGCCGGCGTCAACTTGATCGACACGGCCGATGTCTACTCGCAGGGGGCTTCCGAAGAAATTCTCGGCGAGATCATCGGCGGCCCGCGCAAGAACGGCGTATTGATCGCCACCAAGGCCCGTTTCCCGATGGGCCAGGGCGTCAACGACGCCGGCTCCTCACGCCAGCACCTGATCCAGGCTTGCGAAGCCAGCCTGAAGCGCATGAAGACTAATGTCATCGATCTCTATCAGTTGCATGAATGGGACGGCCAGACGCCGCTCGAAGAAACGATGGAAGCGCTCGATACGCTCATCCGTCAAGGCAAGGTGCGCTACATCGGCTGCTCGAATTTTTCCGGCTGGCACATCATGAAAGCACTCGGCGTCAGCGAGCGCGACAAGCGCGAACGTTTCGTCAGCCAGCAGGTCCACTATACGCTGGAAGCGCGAGATGCCGAATATGAGCTGCTGCCAGTCAGCATCGACCAGGGCCTCGGCGTCCTCGTCTGGAGCCCGATCGCCGGCGGTCTCCTCTCCGGCAAACATCGCCGCAACCAAGCGACGCCGGAAGGCACCCGCCAGTTTGCCGGCTGGACCGAGCCGCCGATCCGCGACGAGAACCGCCTGTGGAACATCGTCGATACGCTGGTGGAGATCGCCGATGGTCGTGGCGTCTCAGCCGCACAGGTCGCACTCGCCTGGCTGATCGGCCGCAAGGGCGTAACGTCTGTCATCATCGGCGGTCGCACGGACGCGCAATTCAAGGACAATCTCGCCAGCGCCGAGCTGAAGCTGACGGAAGAAGAGCGCAAGCGCCTCGACGACGTCAGTCTGTTGCCTTTACTGTATCCCTACTGGCACCAGCGCAATACAGCAACCGACAGGCTGAGCGATGCCGACCTCTCGCTGATTGCACCGCATCTGGCGAACTGATGGAAAGCCAAAAACCTTCTCTCCCCGGAGAGAAGGTGGACAAGAACTGCTGAACGCAGTGAAGCAGTGATTGGCCGGTTGAGGGGGGAACCCGTCGCATTGCGGCGAGCGCCTTCAGCGGCAAGCGAAAGGCAATCCTTACGGTGCAACGCCCCCCTCAACCTGCGCTAAAGCGCATCCTTCTCCCAGCTGGGGAGAAGGTAAGAACTAGGCCGCCATCGCCCCGATTTCGCTGGCGATCAACTTGCCGAGCCGCGAGATCCCCTCATCGATCATCTGCTCGTTGGCGCAGGAGAAGCTGACGCGGAAGGTGTTCGGGCCGGAGCCATCGGCGAAGAAGGCCTGGCCGGGCACGAAGGCCACTTTCGCAGTCTCCAGCGATTTTGCCAGCAGCTTGGCCCCATCCATGCCCTTCGGCAGGGTAACCCAGACGAACATCCCGCCCTCGGGTTTCGTCCAGCTCGTACCCTCAGGCATATATTTCGCAAGCGCCGCCAGCATGCAGTCGCGTCGGTGGCTAT comes from the Rhizobium sp. NXC24 genome and includes:
- a CDS encoding aldo/keto reductase; translation: MEYRLLGRSGLKVSTITMGTMTFGGVGWAKTVGDLGVSEAKRLVDMCLDAGVNLIDTADVYSQGASEEILGEIIGGPRKNGVLIATKARFPMGQGVNDAGSSRQHLIQACEASLKRMKTNVIDLYQLHEWDGQTPLEETMEALDTLIRQGKVRYIGCSNFSGWHIMKALGVSERDKRERFVSQQVHYTLEARDAEYELLPVSIDQGLGVLVWSPIAGGLLSGKHRRNQATPEGTRQFAGWTEPPIRDENRLWNIVDTLVEIADGRGVSAAQVALAWLIGRKGVTSVIIGGRTDAQFKDNLASAELKLTEEERKRLDDVSLLPLLYPYWHQRNTATDRLSDADLSLIAPHLAN